Genomic window (Escherichia fergusonii ATCC 35469):
GATTTAATCCGATGGCGCAGCTGGTGGCACACCTGGCAACGCTGCTCATGCGTCAATGTCAGGCTGCTTTCTTTCAACTCCACTTTCACAGAAAGTGAATCAAGATGCCCCCGACGGTTAACCTCCAGTTGGTAATGCGGCGATAAATGTTCGAATTTGACAATCTCTTCTTCCAGTTGTGACGGGAAGACATTTACACCGCGAATGATCAACATGTCATCGCTACGTCCACTGATGCGATCCATGCGGCGCATGGTTCGTGCCGTTCCTGGCAACAGTCGGGTTAAATCACGCGTACGGTAACGAATAACCGGCAATGCTTCTTTGGTCAGCGTGGTGAATAACAGTTCGCCATGTTCGCCATCGGCAAGCGGTGTGCCGTCATTGGGATTAACAATTTCAGGATAGAAATGATCTTCCCAAATGGTTGGGCCGTCGGTAGTTTCCAGACACTCCATCGCGACCCCCGGCCCCATCACTTCTGACAGGCCATAAATATCCAGCGCAGTGATCCCCAGACGCCGTTCAATCTCTTTACGCATGGCCTGTGTCCACGGCTCAGCACCAAACACTCCAACTCGCAGCGAGCAACCGCTGGCATCACCGCCCAACTGCCGTTCCAGCTCTTCAATCAGGTTAAGGCAATAAGATGGCGTAACCATGATCATATCCGGTTGAAAATCGCGGATCAGTTGCGCTTGTTTTTCCGTCTGCCCGCCAGACATCGGGATCACCGTAGCGCCCAGGCGTTCTGCACCATAGTGCGCGCCCAGCCCACCGGTAAACAGGCCGTAACCATAGGCGACATGAATTTTGTCTTTGGGCGTGCCACCTGCCGCACGCAAGGAACGCGCTACGATATTGGCCCAGTTATCAATATCGTTTTGTGTATAGCCGACAACTGTCGGTTTACCTGTGGTTCCCGAAGAAGCATGAATGCGCACCACTTGTTCCATCGGCACGGCAAAGGTGTCAAAGGGATAGTTGTCGCGCAGATCCTGCTTGGTGGTACAGGGAAATTTACGCAGGTCTGAAAGTTCCCTGAAATCATCAGGATGTACACCTGCTGCGTCGAATTTTCGCCGATACATCGGCACATTTTCATACGCGTGTTTGAGCGTCCATTTCAGACGCTGTGTTTGCAACGCCTGTAACTCATCAACAGACGCGGTTTCAATCGGGTCAAGCTTTGTATTGGTTATCATTGTAGGATACTCGCAGGTTGATATGCTCAAACACGCTCCAGAATCATGGCGATGCCCTGACCGACACCGATGCACATGGTGCATAATGCGTAACGACCGTTACGCCGATGCAGCTCATGGCTGGCAGCCAGTGCCAGGCGGGCACCACTCATTCCCAATGGATGGCCTAAGGCGATGGCGCCTCCGTTGGGGTTAACATGTGGGGCATCATCAGGCAGCCCCAATTCGCGTAGTACACCCAACGCCTGGGCCGCGAACGCTTCATTCAGTTCAATCACGTCCATATCGTGAATACTCAGCCCCGCGCGTTCCAGCACCCGGCGAGTTGCAGGCACCGGACCAAGCCCCATAAGACGCGGCTCCACCCCGGCGGTTGCCATGGCTACGATACGCGCTCGCGGTGTCAGTCCTTGCGCTGCAGCCATCTGTTCACTGGCAATAATCAACGCAGCGGCTCCGTCATTCACCCCGGAGGCATTGCCTGCGGTGATCACTCCATTGGCACGAAACGGTGCTTTTAGCCCACCTAACTGTTCCAGCGTCGTTTCCGGGCGCAGATGCTCATCATGTTGTATTTCTGTTACAACACCTTTTTTGTTTTTCAACACAACCGGAACAATCTCCTCAGCTAAAATGCCTGAGGATTGCGCTTTTGCCGTACGTTGCTGACTGCGTAGCGCAAAGCTATCTTGATCTTCTCGCGAGATTTTTAACAGTTCAGCTACATTCTCTGCCGTTTCCGGCATGCTGTCAGTTCCAAATTGCTGAGCCATGAGCGGGTTCACAAATCGCCAGCCAATAGTGGTATCAAACATCTCAGCCTGACGAGAAAATGCACTGGCTGCCTTGCCCATAACAAACGGTGCCCGTGACATTGACTCCACGCCACCGGCGATCAGTAAATCGCCATCGCCCGCTTTAATCGCCCGTGCGGCGAACCCCAGCGCGTCCAGCCCGGAACCACACAAGCGATTAATGGTAGTGCCGGAAACACTCTGCGGCAGCCCCGCCAGTAAAGTCGCCATCCGTGCTACGTTACGGTTATCTTCTCCCGCCTGATTAGCACAGCCGAGGATCACATCATCGATACACTCCGCATCGAGACGCGGGTTTCGCACCAGCAACTCCCGCAAAGGGATAGCTGCCAGATCGTCAGCCCGAACACCAGATAATGCCCCGCCGTAGCGACCAATTGGCGTTCGAATTCCGTCACAGATAAAGGCTTCACGCATCAGGCTTCTCCTGTAATGGTGCCGCCGATGCGGTGAGATTTACCGCGAAACAGCGCAACCGTTTTTTGTTGTTGGTTAACAATTTCGATGTCGTAAACACCGGTTTGCTTGCCCTGATGACGTACCTGCGCAGTGGCAGTTAAGGTGTCTCCGGCAAAGCCTGGACGTAAAAAATCAATCGTGCAGGCAGAAGCGACGGCTGCCAGCCCCTGACTATTGCAGGCGTAGGCAAAGGCAGTATCAGCCAGTGAAAATAGCTGCCCTCCATGGCAACTTTGGTGACCATTAAGCATTTGTGCAGTAACGGTCATGGTCACTACAGCAAAGCCTTCATCCATTGAGATAATGTCGATGCCAAGTGCTTTGGCGCAGGCATCGTTCTCATACATTGCATGGGCATTTTGCCAGGCCTTATGACTCATAACCGCTCTCCAGAAGCGCCCGCTGGCGCAGCAATGAACATGGACGATAACGTTCTTCGCCATAGTGATGTTGTAGGTTTTCCAGGAACCTTAATATTCGCTGCCAGCCAAGTTGCGCTCCCCAGGCAAGCGGGCCATATGGATAATTCACCCCAAGACGCATGGCGGTATCGATATCCTGTTCAGAGGCCACACCTTTTTGCAGCGCATCAAGGGCTTCATTGATGATCATTGCTACCGTTCGCCAAATCAGCATTCCTGGGTAATCAGCAATTTGCAGCACTGTTTTGCCCTGCTGTTGCAGGTAATAAATGGCCTTGCGAGTCGCTGAGTCCGGGTTCACCGCTGCCGCAGCAATGGTCACCACCTTGCCCGTCATTTTGTCGACCACGACCACCGGGCGTGCCAGTCGTGTTGCCAGCGCCTGTGCCGTCTCGCCTTGTGTCTCAATCAATAAAACATCGTCAATTTCCGTGACACCGTCACTTTTATTTTCTACTTTCATTGGACTAAAACTGTCGCTTACCGCTTCCAGGCCAACAACTTCCTCACGCTCCGCACGCCAGTCATACACGCCCAGCCCACTTTTCTTGCCTAATCGTCCACCAATCACCAGTTCCTGTTGCACCAGCGAAGGGAGAAAACGACGTTCCTGCCAGAAAGCGTTAAACACCGAGCAGGTGACAGCAAAATTGACGTCCTGACCAATCAGATCGGTTAATTCCAGCGGCCCCATCGGGAAACCAGCTCCATCGCGAAGCGCAGCGTCAATCACTTCTGGTGCAGCAACCTGCTCTTCCAGTGCCCGCCAGGCCTCGGAATAATAAGGACGCGCAACACGGTTAACGATAAATCCAGGGGTCGAATGACAGCGCACAGGCTGCTTACCCCAACTTAACGTCAGTTCACACAACTGCTCGACAACTTCCGCCGCCGTTGCCAGCCCACTGACCACCTCCACCAACTTCATCACCGGTGCCGGGTTAAAAAAATGCAGCCCCGCAACACGTTCAGGATTTTTCACCTCCGCAGCAATCGCGGTTATAGAGATTGAAGATGTGTTAGTGGTCAATAGCGTTTGTGGCGGGCAAACTTCCGCCAGCTGTGCAAAGAGCGCTTTTTTGACTTCCAGACGTTCAGACGCCGCTTCAATGACCAGATCCGCTGCTGCCAGCGCGTGAATATCGGTCACCGGGATCAGACGTTTCAATGTGCGTTCACAGGTTTCAGCGGTCAGTTTTCCCCGCTTCACGCGTGAATTCAGCCGCGCGTGTATTCCGTCTATTGCGCGGGTCAGCGCTTCAGCAGAAATGTCATACAGTAAAACCTGATGTCCATGACTGGCGGCAACTTCTGCAATGCCTGCCCCCATGGTGCCGCTCCCAATCACTGCCACAGTTTGCACATTTATCATCATGCTATTTCCCCGTGAACTGCGGTGAGCGTTTAGCCAGGAACGCACTGACACCTTCACGATAATCTGCGCTCCGTCCGGCAAGTCGCTGATAGTCGCGTTCCAGATCCAGCTGCGTATCGAACGTGTTAGTTTCAGCGCTATTTATCGCTTGCTTGATAAGTCCAAGACCAAATGTCGGTTGTGTCGCCAGATGCAGTGCCTGCTGTTGCGCGGTATCTGCCAGCGTTTCATCATCAACAACCTGCCAGATCATCCCCCATTCGTGCGCCTGTTCAGCACTCAGTTGATTCCCCAGCAGTGCCAGCCCCATGGCGCGCGCTCGCCCGGCAACGCGTGGCAGTAACCAGGTACCACCGCAATCGGGTACTAAACCTAATTTACTAAAGGCCATGACGAATTTTGCTGAACGGGCAGCAATAACGATATCGCACCCCAGTGCCAGTGTTGCGCCAGCCCCTGCCGCCACGCCATTGACTGCACAGATCACTGGTTTTGGCAGTTTTGCCATGCGACGTACCAGCGGGTTATAGAATCGCTCCACTGACATACCTAAATCCGGTGCGGGGCCAGTGGGATCAACGTTACGATCGTTGAGATCCTGACCAGCACAAAATCCACGTCCGGCACCTGTAATTAACAGGCAACGGATAGTGTCGTCGCGCTCCGCCTGTTTCAGGCACTCTGCCAGTTGTGCGTGCATCTCATCATTAAAACTGTTCAGGCGTTCCGGGCGGTTGAGCGTTAGTGTCATCACGCCCTTTTCTATATGACTGAGGATGAATTCCATCATTAGCGTCCTTTAAAGTCGGGCGTGCGTTTTTGTAAGAAAGCGGAGATGCCTTCATGACGATCTTCTGTTGCCGCCAGCAAGGTGAATAACTGTCGCTCCTGGGCAAGTCCGGCTTGCAGAGCCACTTCCTGCGACTGGCGCAGCGCTTGCTTTGCCGCTTGTAAGGCCAGCGGCGAGTGACGTGCCATTTTCGATGCCAGCTGTAAGGCATATTCGAGAGTTAAATCGCTGGGAAAGACGTCGCTAACCAGCCCGGCCTGCTGTGCTTGCTGAGCAGTGATGCTTTCTCCGCCCAGCACCATTTTGCTGGCTAACGATTTACCGACACTACGAATTAAACGTTGCGTTCCGCCTGCACCAGGCATGATGCCAAGAGTGATTTCCGGCAACCCAAAACGCGCGTTCTCTCCGGCAACCACCACATCACACAACAATGCCAGTTCGCAGCCCGCACCAAGCGCGTAACCGTTGACAGCTGCGATGAGTGGTTTGTTAAAGGCCTGCAATCGCGCCCATAGCTGCGGGCGTGTATCGTTTAAGGTGGCCACGAGATCTTTTTCTGCCATTTCGTTGAGATCGGCCCCGGCGGCAAAAAAGCGTGCATTACCAGTAATCACACAGACCGAAATGCTGGTATCGGTAGCCGCAGCGTCCAGTTCATTTACCAGTTGCGTCAGCAGGGCATTATTCAGCGCATTACGTGCGGCAGGACGGTTAAGGGTCAGCAACAATACTCGTTGCTGACGGCTGACGATCAGTTCGTTCATGCCATCCCCTTAGCGTCAAAGTCAACCACCACATCGCTGGTCAGCGGCAGTGCCTGGCAACTCAACACATAGCCTGCGGCCAGTTCATCCGGTTCCAGACTGTAATTGGTTTCCATCGCCACTTTGCCACGCAGCACTTTGCATTTGCAGGTCGCACAGACGCCGCCTTTGCAGGCATAGGGCAGATCAGCCCCCTGGCGCAATGCCGCGTCGAGAATGCTTTCATCGTCGGCATTAAGCACAATTTCCCGATCCCGCCCATCCTGACGCACAGTCACTTTTTGTCCGTCACTTTGCACGTTAACGCTACGTTTGACGCGCGTGCCAGGCGTATTAAACCGCTCCAGGTGAATGGCTTTTTCTGGCATTCCCAACGCTTTTAAGGCGGCTTCCGCGTCATCCATCATTGCAGCCGGACCACAAATAAAGGCCTCATCATAAAGACGAAAATTAATGAGCGAGGCCCCAAGTGACTGTAATTTTTCACCGTCAATACGCCCGTGAAGCAGATCGCTGTCGAGGGTTTCCTGACTAAAAATGCACAACAACTGTAAACGCTGAGGATATTTGTCTTTCAGGTCTGCCAGTGCCTGGCGGAACATCATGCTCTGACTGGTACGGTTACCGTAAATCAGGGTGAACTGACTTTCAGGCTCGGTTTGTAAAGTGGTGGCGATAATCGCCAGCATTGGCGTAATACCTGATCCTGCTGCAATAGCCAGATAGCGCCCGTGGCGTTCGGCCTGCGGCTGATAGCCGAAATGCCCCTGCGGCACCATGACTTCCAGCGTCATCCCCTGACGGATGTGATCGCGGGCATAGCGGGAGAAACGTCCGCCTTCAATAGCTTTCACCGCCACACTAATTTCGCCAGGCAGGTAGCTACGGCAAATGGAGTAACAACGGCGTAATTCTTCACCATTAAGGCTGGCTTTTAAGGTCAAATGTTGACCAGGGCGAAAGCGATACGCCTCCTGCAAAGGCTGGGGCACCGCAAAGGTAATGGTCACCGCATCACGGGTTTCCGGCTCCACTTTTGCCACCGTTAAGGAATGAAACGTTGTCATGGCATCCTCAAATACATTTGAAATAATCGAAAGGTTCGCGACAGCTATCGCAGCGATACAATGCTTTGCAGGCCGTGGAACCAAATTCACTGATAAGTGTGGTATGGACGCTGGCGCAGCGCGGGCAACGCACCTCTGGCGGCAAATGGGCATGGCAACTGTGTCCGGCGGGCGGGCTAATGCCATACTGTCGCAGACGCTCACGGGCATCGGGGGTCATCCAGTCGGTGGTCCACGCCGGGTCGAGTTGCAGCACAACCTGAACGGGGGTAAACCCGTTGGTTGTCATTGCCTCACGTATCGCCCCAATCAGATGTTCCGTTGCCGGACAACCGGAATATGTCGGCGTAAAGCCGATCACCCATCCTTCTCCCATCTGTGTCACATTACGTACCATGCCTAAATCGGTAATGGTCAGCACCGGGATTTCCGGGTCCGGGATCTGGCTGAGTAGCGCCCATATCTCATGCACCTGCGGCGGCGCAATGGTGACCAGACGTTGCATACCCATCTCCTCTGTTACCATTGCTGACCGGGCAAGACACGCTGGAGATACTGCATTTCTGCCAGCATTGGCCCAAGATGTTCGGTATGCAGCCCTTTTTTACCGCCAGTGCGATACGCCAGCTCGTGCGGTACGTTTAATGTGGCTTCGTTGATCCCGGCAAAAACTTCGGCTTCCCACGCAGCACGTAAAGTGCGTGGATCAACTGCAACACCCTCTTCACTCAGTGCAATATCAATCTCGTCGGCATCGAACAGTTCGGCGGTAAAACGCCACAACTTGTCGATGGCCTGCTGCATCTTTTGCCCTGATATGTCAGTACCATTGCCCAGTCGCTCCAGCCAGCCACGACTAAAACGCAGGTGATAACGCGCCTCTTTAATTGCTTTGGCAGAAATCGCCGCCAGTTGCGGATCACGGCTTTCCATCAGACGGGTAAAGAGCGCCACATGCCATGCATCGATGAAATACTGGCGTGCAATGGTGTCGGCAAAATTGCCATTTGGTTGTTCAACCAACAATAAGTTGCTGAACTGGCGCTCGTCTCGGGTGAATGCCAGGGTATCTTCATCACCTTCTCCCGCTAATTCAGCAGCATACGATAAGAAGTTGCGTGCCTGACCTAATAAATCGAGGCCAATGTTTGCCAGCGCGAGATCGATTTCCAGTTCCGGTGCGTGACCGCACCATTCCCCCAACCGCTGGGAGAGCACCAGGCAGTTATCGCCCAGGCGCAAGGTGTAAGCCGTTAACTGATTCATTTCCGACCTCACATGTGCTCAATGCCATCAGGGATGGTGTAAAACGTTGGATGGCGATAGACCTTGCTTTCAGCCGGATCAAAAAATTCACCACGTTCTTCCGGTTGCGAAGCAATAATTTCACTCGCCTTCACCACCCAAATTGAACATCCTTCGCTACGACGGGTGTAAGCATCACGGGCATTTTCCAGTGCCATCCGCTCATCAGCAGCATGTAAACTGCCAACATGGCGGTGTGATAAGCCCTGTTTGCCACGCACGAAAACTTCGTATAACGGCCAGTAAACATTACTCATTTTGAATCTCCTTATGCGACCTTACAGGCATGTTGTTTTTGTGCATGGGCCAGCGCTGCTTCCCGTACCCAGGTACCTTCTTCCCAGGCTTTACGTTTGGCGTCGAGCCGCTCCTGATTACAAATTCCGCGACCGTTAATGACTTCGTTAAACTCCTGCCAGTCGATCTCACCAAAGCGGTAGTGACCGCTTTCAGCATCAAAATGCAGATCCGGGTCAGGAACGGTCATACCGAGCATTTCAACCTGTGGAACGGTGTTATCCACGAAACGCTGGCGGAGTTCGTCATTGGTGAAACGTTTGATTTTCCAGGCGAGACTTCTGGCACTGTTTGGCGAGTTATCATCGTTTGGCCCGAACATCATTAAGGCTGGCCACCAGAAACGGTTAATGGCGTCTTGCAACATCTGCTTTTGAGCTTCGCTGCCCTGCGCCAGTGCCATGCAGGCTTCAAATCCCTGACGCTGGTGAAAACTCTCTTCTTTGCAGATTTTCACCATTGCTCTGGCATACGGGCCATAAGATGTGCGGCATAACGCCACCTGATTGACGATCGCTGCGCCATCTACCAGCCAGCCGATAACGCCGATATCAGCCCAACTCAATGTCGGATAATTAAAGATGGAGGAATATTTCATCCGTCCGTCGAGCATTTTTTGGTAGATGTCTTCTCTGGCGCAGCCCAGTGTTTCGGCGGCGCTATAGAGATAAAGACCATGACCGGCTTCATCCTGCACTTTGGCCAACAGAATAGCTTTACGCCGCAAGGTTGGTGCGCGAGTGATCCAGTTACCCTCAGGCAACATACCAACAATTTCGGAGTGCGCATGCTGCCCAATCTGGCGGATCAGTGTTTTTCGGTAAGCATCGGGCATCCAGTCCTGCGGCTCGATAGCCGTTTCCTGGGCTATCCGTTGCTCAAAGCGTTCTTCTTGGGTCACGTCATCACCTTTACGATTCCAGTTTTCGTGATTTAATTAAAAACACGAATCAGATTGTTTTATGAAAGTTACACAATGGTTAACCGAAATCACAAATTATGTATGTTTGAACTGTGACGGATTTCGCAGCCTATTTTTACAACTCGTTATTTATCAGTGCATTAATGTTTTTCACTGTTGCTATACAGATCGCATAGTTAACATTTCGTTAAAAGACACCTTGCTTTTTATGATTCGTGATTTAACTATTAGCAACAGAAATGTGAAACATCTGGAGAGTAGCGATGCAGCAGTTAGCCAGTTTCTTATCCGGTACCTGGCAGTCTGGCCGGGGCCGTAGCCGTTTGATTCACCACGCCATTAGCGGCGAGGCGTTATGGGAAGTGACCAGTGAAGGTCTTGATATGGCGGCTGCCCGCCAGTTTGCCATTGAAAAAGGTGCCCCCGCCCTCCGCGCTATGACCTTTATCGAACGTGCGGCGATGCTTAAAGCGGTCGCTAAACATCTGCTGAGTGAAAAAGAGCGCTTCTATGCTCTTTCTGCACAGACAGGCGCAACGCGGGCAGACAGTTGGGTTGATATTGAAGGTGGCATTGGGACGTTATTTACTTACGCCAGCCTCGGTAGCCGGGAGCTGCCTGACGATACGCTGTGGCCGGAAGATGAATTGATACCCTTATCGAAAGAAGGTGGATTTGCTGCACGCCATGTACTGACCTCGAAGTCAGGCGTGGCAGTGCATATTAACGCCTTTAACTTCCCCTGCTGGGGAATGCTGGAAAAGCTGGCTCCAACGTGGCTGGGTGGGATGCCTGCCATCATCAAACCAGCCACCGCGACGGCCCAACTGACTCAGGCGATGGTGAAATCAATTGTCGATAGCGGTCTTGTTCCCGAAGGCGCAATTAGTCTGATCTGCGGTAGTGCGGGTGATCTGTTGGACCATCTGGACAGCCAGGATGTGGTGACTTTCACGGGGTCTGCGACGACCGGACAGATGCTGCGAGTTCAGCCAAATATCGTTGCCAAATCTATCCCCTTCACTATGGAAGCTGATTCCCTGAACTGCTGTGTACTGGGCGAAGATATCACCCCGGATCAACCGGAGTTTGCACTGTTTATTCGTGAAGTTGTGCGTGAGATGACCACAAAAGCCGGGCAAAAATGTACGGCAATCCGGCGGATTATTGTGCCGCAGGCATTGGTTAATGCTGTCAGTGATGCTCTGGTTGCGCGATTACAGAAAGTCGTGGTCGGTGATCCTGCGCAGGAAGGCGTGAAAATGGGCGCACTGGTAAATGCTGAGCAACGTGCCGATGTGCAGGAAAAAGTGAACACATTGCTGGCTGCAGGATGCGAGATTCGCCTCGGTGGTCATGCGGATTTATCTGCTGCGGGTGCATTCTTCCCGCCAACCTTATTGTACTGTCCGCAGCCGGACGAAACACCGGCGGTACATGCAACAGAAGCCTTTGGCCCTGTCGCAACGCTGATGCCAGCACAAAACCAGCAACATGCTCTGCAACTGGCTTGTGCAGGCGGCGGTAGCCTTGCAGGAACGCTGGTGACGGCTGATCCGCAAATTGCGCGCCAGTTTATTGCCGAAGCGGCACGTGCGCATGGGCGAATTCAGATCCTCAATGAAGAATCGGCAAAAGAATCCACCGGGCATGGCTCCCCACTGCCACAACTGGTACATGGTGGGCCTGGTCGCGCAGGAGGCGGTGAAGAATTAGGTGGTTTACGAGCGGTAAAACATTACATGCAGCGAACCGCTGTTCAGGGTAGTCCAACGATGCTTGCCGCTATCAGTAAACAGTGGGTGCGTGGTGCGAAAGTCGAAGAAAATCGTATTCATCCGTTCCGCAAATATTTTGAGGAGCTACAACCAGGCGACAGCCTGCTGACTCCCCGCCGCACAATGACAGAGGCCGATATTGTTAACTTTGCTTGCCTCAGCGGCGATCATTTCTATGCACATATGGATAAGATTGCTGCTGCCGAATCTTTTTTTGGTGAGCGTGTGGTACATGGATATTTTGTGCTTTCTGCGGCTGCGGGTCTGTTTGTCGATGCCGGTGTCGGTCCGGTCATTGCTAACTACGGGCTGGAAAACTTGCGCTTTATCGAGCCCGTAAAACCAGGCGATACCATCCAGGTGCGTCTCACCTGTAAGCGCAAAACACTGAAAAAACAGCGTAATGCAGAAGAAAAACCAACAGGTGTTGTGGAATGGGCGGTAGAGGTATTCAATCAGCATCAAACCCCGGTGGCGCTGTATTCAATTCTGACGCTGGTGGCCAGG
Coding sequences:
- the paaZ gene encoding phenylacetic acid degradation bifunctional protein PaaZ, coding for MQQLASFLSGTWQSGRGRSRLIHHAISGEALWEVTSEGLDMAAARQFAIEKGAPALRAMTFIERAAMLKAVAKHLLSEKERFYALSAQTGATRADSWVDIEGGIGTLFTYASLGSRELPDDTLWPEDELIPLSKEGGFAARHVLTSKSGVAVHINAFNFPCWGMLEKLAPTWLGGMPAIIKPATATAQLTQAMVKSIVDSGLVPEGAISLICGSAGDLLDHLDSQDVVTFTGSATTGQMLRVQPNIVAKSIPFTMEADSLNCCVLGEDITPDQPEFALFIREVVREMTTKAGQKCTAIRRIIVPQALVNAVSDALVARLQKVVVGDPAQEGVKMGALVNAEQRADVQEKVNTLLAAGCEIRLGGHADLSAAGAFFPPTLLYCPQPDETPAVHATEAFGPVATLMPAQNQQHALQLACAGGGSLAGTLVTADPQIARQFIAEAARAHGRIQILNEESAKESTGHGSPLPQLVHGGPGRAGGGEELGGLRAVKHYMQRTAVQGSPTMLAAISKQWVRGAKVEENRIHPFRKYFEELQPGDSLLTPRRTMTEADIVNFACLSGDHFYAHMDKIAAAESFFGERVVHGYFVLSAAAGLFVDAGVGPVIANYGLENLRFIEPVKPGDTIQVRLTCKRKTLKKQRNAEEKPTGVVEWAVEVFNQHQTPVALYSILTLVARQHGDFVD